The sequence TGCTTTCGCTTCAACCCATTTGGTCATATAATCAATTGAAACTAACAAATACCTGAGGTCTCCTTTTGCCCGAGGAAAGGGTCCCATTATGTCAATACCCCAGACAGCAAAAGGGATTGGTGATAGGACTAATGAAGGTAGGACTGGGCTGATTCGGGacacattgctgaagagttggcattcCTTGTATTTTTTCACGAACTCTATTGCATCCTGATGaatagttggccagtagtagccttgccttatgatcttatgagctagggcctttGCAGATATGTGATCTCCGCATATCCCTTCATGTACTTCCCTCAAAAAGTACTTTGCTTCATCTAGGCCAACACATTTTAGGATAGGAGATGAGAAAGTCCTGCGGTAAAGTAGTCCTTCTTCGAGGAAGAATTTGGCTGCTTTGGCTTTCATTCTTTGGGCTTTTTCTTTGTCTTCTGGGAGCTCCCTTTTCTCTAAGTAGTTGATGAAAGGATTCATCCAGTTCTGGTTGCTTTCGATCTCCAGGACTTCTCCGGAATCAATAGATGGTTTGTGGAGTTCTTAAAAGCAGTGTTCCAGAAATCGCTAGGCGTGCCAGGGCGGTGAGGGTACCTTTGAGAGATTAATCGGcaagtcggagattaatcggGCCGATTAATCGAAACATTAATCagaagaatataaatattatttttaatttttataattataaatgatcaatatgtcaaatatttgtttgaaaaaagaaattagaatgatattaaacaatatctacacatttgacatgcgttatgtactaattattgagtttacaatattaactattttaattcacacttttaaattaattataatatgtaaatttatattttaaatgagAAAGTAAATATATTGATTAGTTGTTACTTCTTACTAGtactttatattagaaattgacatgatattgtgtgaaattatgaaattaatgaaataaattataaaaagataaaaaaaatattttaaattattttccgcCTAGACCGCCTAGGACCAATTTTTGACCGTCTAGCCCGCCTAATCCCGATTTTGACCCGGTTTTTgaaaaaacgcctaaatcaccgcctaggtccgagtcggggcgttttaccaccgcctagcgcctaggcggccgcctagaccgatttttagaacattGCTTAAAAGTAAACTGAGTAGTCCAGGTCTGATGAGTTCCGGACTAATTTGGATAGAATTTCtgcttcctcattttcttctctACATATCTGCAGGACTTGATACTTTGGAATTGAAGCTAGGTAACTTTGAACCAGTGCCTGATACTTTTCCAGAAAAGGGTCCTTTGCTATGTATTCTTCgtttgtttgcttgaccactatATGAGAGTCGCTGTAAATTTTTAAGTCCTGGAGCCTCAGGATACTGGAGAGTTTTAGTCCT is a genomic window of Apium graveolens cultivar Ventura unplaced genomic scaffold, ASM990537v1 ctg7533, whole genome shotgun sequence containing:
- the LOC141704185 gene encoding uncharacterized protein LOC141704185 encodes the protein MNIDPETNQEANPGAWTLKVDGSSTSERWGAGLILKSPERFNIQTAISFGFPATNNQAEYEALIAGLKLSSILRLQDLKIYSDSHIVVKQTNEEYIAKDPFLEKYQALVQSYLASIPKYQVLQICREENEEAEILSKLVRNSSDLDYSVYF